The sequence below is a genomic window from Calditrichota bacterium.
CCCTTGTCGTGGTTGAGGCTCGGGTGCACCGCGAAAGGGGAAGAGAGGTCGCGGGCGATGATTGCCAGGTGCGTGGCCGAGCGAACATAGAGGAAGCCAGTCTGGTCAGGACCGGCAAGCCACTTGTGCGCGTCCCCGGCGTAAAAGTCGCACCCCAGCGCGGCAACGTCCACCGGGATGTGGCCCACGGCCTGCGCGCCGTCGACAAGGACCAGGACCTGGGGTTGTGCTGCCTTCACCTGGCGACAAATCTCCGCGACAGGGAGCGCCACACCGGTGTTGTAACACACATGGCTGATCAGCACCAGCTTGGTGTCAGGGCAAAGTCGGGCTACCAGCTCATTGACAATCTCCTGGGCCTTTGTCTTGCCGGCGATGGGCGCCACGTCTGCGCGATAGCGCGGCGGCGCGATCTTGCTGTAGATCCCATAGAACTCGCAGTCAGTCACCAGAATGCGCGAGCCCCACGGCACGATCTGGTGAGCAAAGAGGACCTCTTTCAGGGCACCTTCCGAGCCGGTGGAGAAGAGCAGATGCACGGGGTCGGGGCAACCAATGAACTGTGCGAGCCGGGCGCGCGAGTTGCTGACCGCCAGGCGCAGCGCCCGCATGCTGGCTTTGGGGTCATCCTCGTAGAGATGCTGCCACTTGCGATAGCGGTTCTCGATGCCGAGCACATCCGTGCGGATCCGCTCTGCCCCTGCCCAATTGACATAGATCTTGGAACGGTCGGAGAGCCAGCTGATGGTGGCCAGTTTCTGAGGCGGTTTGAGCATGGGGGCGACCTCAGTTCCGCATCACCCGCGTGATTTCACGCACGATGCGTTCGCTGGTGGTGGGCTTGGTCACGATGCCGTCCGCCAGGCCCTGAGCCAATGCGCCACGGATTGCCTCGTCATCCTGGCGAAAGATGGTGAGCAGCAGCACCTTCATGCGTCCCTGTTTGCGCAGGGGATGTTCCCGCAGGTGCTCGGCGATGGAGAGTCCCTCGTGGATGTTCGTTTCGCTCATCACGTCCAACAGGAGCACGTCGGGCTGCTGCGCCTCCACGCTACGCAGCGCCTCCTGCCGATCCAATGGGCACGAGGCCACCTCGAAGCCTGCCTCGCGCAGGTCCGCGCAGATGCCTTGGCGCAGGAATTCCACGTCTTCGGCGTACAGTACCTTAGTCATTGCTCGATGCTCCTCCCAGCGCGTAAGAAGGGAAGACCACCGTGAAGGTGGTCCCTTTTCCGGGCGCGCTCTCCACGTTCATGTGGCCGCCGTGGGCATGCACGATGTGCCGCGCCAGCGACAAACCAAGACCTGCCCCGGACGGGTGGACTTTGCTAAAACGCTTGCCGCGATATCCTTGCTCGAAAATTCGCGGCAGTTCCTCGGGACTAATGCCACAGCCATTGTCCGCACAGGTTACCAGGATGCCGCCGTTGGCCTGCGTCGCGCTCAGACGTATGCGGCCGGTGCGGTCCTCCACGGCATAGATGGCGTTTTCCAACAGGGTACTGAACAGAAAATCCAGATCGTCTGGACGCCCCCACAACGAGGCAGCCCCGGGACGCACGCGCACGTCCACGGCGATCCTCTTATGTTCGATGAGCGGCCTTTTGGCCTGCACCACGCTCCGCAACAACTTGCGCAGGTCCACCTCGCGCTTTTCGGTGACGGCCAGCCACTGCGTGTCGCTTAGGGCCAGGCC
It includes:
- a CDS encoding response regulator, whose translation is MTKVLYAEDVEFLRQGICADLREAGFEVASCPLDRQEALRSVEAQQPDVLLLDVMSETNIHEGLSIAEHLREHPLRKQGRMKVLLLTIFRQDDEAIRGALAQGLADGIVTKPTTSERIVREITRVMRN
- a CDS encoding HAMP domain-containing histidine kinase, with amino-acid sequence IASTEFLARVIADILMGEISLSFNFDLLVRKYTRLAEQDWLRFSADELSSFLILKNIIKLQNLFLRYALRKIAEEKKIGLHKTLMPYQIIVTAAENLRANRDREKSYRQIISAVRQVEEYTLQSMRGLALSDTQWLAVTEKREVDLRKLLRSVVQAKRPLIEHKRIAVDVRVRPGAASLWGRPDDLDFLFSTLLENAIYAVEDRTGRIRLSATQANGGILVTCADNGCGISPEELPRIFEQGYRGKRFSKVHPSGAGLGLSLARHIVHAHGGHMNVESAPGKGTTFTVVFPSYALGGASSND
- a CDS encoding aminotransferase class V-fold PLP-dependent enzyme, producing MLKPPQKLATISWLSDRSKIYVNWAGAERIRTDVLGIENRYRKWQHLYEDDPKASMRALRLAVSNSRARLAQFIGCPDPVHLLFSTGSEGALKEVLFAHQIVPWGSRILVTDCEFYGIYSKIAPPRYRADVAPIAGKTKAQEIVNELVARLCPDTKLVLISHVCYNTGVALPVAEICRQVKAAQPQVLVLVDGAQAVGHIPVDVAALGCDFYAGDAHKWLAGPDQTGFLYVRSATHLAIIARDLSSPFAVHPSLNHDKGSRSGVVAISLAALGDSLEPFMDKEVFLRGHAYALELAEKFRARCARELSDFLRVYPHPECEGRTAIVSLVLQQAAAGRQALERLYEDLLAEGIHCALIGHTPVAYADEIKTPPMLRFSFSVWNTEAEVEALVQKLGLLARRSLIAASVRA